The window GTCCAGCGCCGCCAGGTCCCTGGGCAGCTCATGAACCTCGACCGGCAGCAGCTCGTCCAGCAGCGACTCCACCTGCCCACCCGCCAACCGCAGCATCCGCCCTCCCAGGGTCCAACCCGACGGCTGGATTCTCCCTCTCACTAGGACCGATAGTCACCGGCTTCCTCGTGCTGGTTCTGGTTGTTCACCGCCATGACAGGCATCTTCACCCCTGCCTACTCGGTGTCCAAGAGAACCGGGAGCGATGGACATAGGTCCTGTCCGGGTTTGCGATCCAGCCTTCCGAGTGTCAAATCAGCTCAGCAACGGACCACTAGAGCCGGTCACCAGGAGAAAGGCGTCGATGGGCCTCACGAGCTCGGGCGTCCGCGGCCGAGGCGCCGTAGCGTTGCAGCATGGCACGGGACTTCCAGCCGGCCAGGCGCATCAGGTCGGTCTCCCCGCCGCCTTCGGCCAACCACTGGTGCGCGAAGGTGTGGCGTAGCTGGTGGGGGTGCAGGCCGGGCAGACCAGCCTGCTCGCCGCGGCGCCGCAGCATCTGCACCAGGCCCCATCTGGTCAGCCGGCCCTGCAGCCCAAGCCAGAGCCAGGGGAGCGCGGCGTCCTTGTGGCGAGCCCGGGCGCGAAGGTAGCGGTCCAGGGCGGCGCCGGCCTTGTGGCCGAACGGCAGCGCCCGCTCGCGGCGGCCCTTGCCGAGCACCAGCAGCACGTCCAGGTCCAGGTCGAGGTGGGCGAGCTTGAGGTCGACCAGCTCGGCCCGGCGGGCGCCGGTGTCGAGCAGCAGCATGATCATGGCGGTGTCCCGGCGGGCCTCGAAGCCCTTGCCGGCGCAGGCGGCCAGGAGCCGGCGCAGCCCGTCGTCGGGGATCACGGGTACCGGCTGGTCGGGGATGATCGGTGGTCGCATCTTGGCCATCGGGCTGGCCGGGAGCTCGTCTTCGTCCTCGAGCCACTGGTAGAGCAGCTTGAGCACCTTGTAGTAGGTGGCGGCGGTGGCGGCGGCCCGTCGGGTGAGCAGGTCGCCCAGGTAGGCCTCCAGGTCGGCCCGGCCGGCCGCGGCGAGGGTGGTGCCCCGGCTCCCGGTCAGGAAGGCCTCGGCCTGGCGGAGGGCGATCAGGTAGGTGGCCACCGTCTGGTCGGAGCGGTTCTCGGCGCGCAGGTGCCGCTCGAAGGAGCGGAGCAGGGGGTTGGGCGCGGCCGGGTCCATGCCCGCAGAAGTAGCACAGTTAAGTGGTGTCCATCCGTTATGCGTCCACCCAGACGGGCCTCGAACGCGAAGCTGACCAGCGTTTCCGCTGGTCAGGGCCTTGTGGTGGGCGCGACAGGGTTTGAACCTGTGACCTCTTCCGTGTCAGGGAAGCGCTCTCCCGCTGAGCTACGCGCCCGGGTGGGCCCCGATCATATAGGTGAACGGGTGGAGGCGGTGCCCGGAATTGAACCGGGGTACAGGGTTTTGCAGACCCTTGCCTGAACCACTCGGCCACACCGCCGTGCCCCTCGT of the Actinomycetota bacterium genome contains:
- a CDS encoding tyrosine-type recombinase/integrase, whose protein sequence is MDPAAPNPLLRSFERHLRAENRSDQTVATYLIALRQAEAFLTGSRGTTLAAAGRADLEAYLGDLLTRRAAATAATYYKVLKLLYQWLEDEDELPASPMAKMRPPIIPDQPVPVIPDDGLRRLLAACAGKGFEARRDTAMIMLLLDTGARRAELVDLKLAHLDLDLDVLLVLGKGRRERALPFGHKAGAALDRYLRARARHKDAALPWLWLGLQGRLTRWGLVQMLRRRGEQAGLPGLHPHQLRHTFAHQWLAEGGGETDLMRLAGWKSRAMLQRYGASAADARAREAHRRLSPGDRL